Proteins co-encoded in one Gopherus evgoodei ecotype Sinaloan lineage chromosome 4, rGopEvg1_v1.p, whole genome shotgun sequence genomic window:
- the TMEM80 gene encoding transmembrane protein 80 has translation MAAVRRVLPWLLHGPGYVTINASRRAAPGGDGGYYRERCGTVHYTAATDSGGPRGGGGSAGRTSSVLSSVPLQILFYLNGFYYIFYFLATLLMIIYKSQVFSYPDNYLALDLALLFIMAILEAIRLYLGTKGNLTEEEVPLGVSLVITVCSIMLSVYFLVWETYVLKADVIINAILLFMYGLEGLLQIIAIAAFVS, from the exons ATGGCTGCTGTTAGGAGAG TGTTGCCATGGTTACTGCACGGCCCTGGTTACGTGACAATCAACGCCAGCCGGCGCGCGGCGCCAGGAGGCGATGGGGGTTATTACCGCGAACGATGCGGTACCGTTCACTACACGGCGGCGACGGACTCCGGTGGACCccgtgggggaggaggcagcgctG GAAGAACTTCATCAGTT CTGTCGTCTGTTCCCTTACAGATCCTGTTCTATTTAAATGGATTTTATTACATCTTTTATTTCTTGGCAACGCTTCTAATGATTATTTATAAAA GTCAAGTTTTCAGTTATCCGGATAATTACTTGGCTCTTGATCTTGCGCTGCTGTTCATTATGGCCATTCTAGAAGCAATCCGATTATACTTGG GTACAAAGGGTAACCTGACAGAAGAAGAGGTTCCACTAGGGGTCAGTCTCGTGATTACTGTTTGCAGCATAATGTTGTCTGTCTACTTCCTGGTGTGGGAGACTTACGTGCTAAAAGCAGACGTCATAATTAATGCTATTCTTCTTTTTATGTATGGACTTGAGGGACTACTACAGATTATAGCCATTGCTGCATTCGTCAGCTAA